From the Musa acuminata AAA Group cultivar baxijiao chromosome BXJ1-2, Cavendish_Baxijiao_AAA, whole genome shotgun sequence genome, one window contains:
- the LOC103974301 gene encoding wall-associated receptor kinase 2-like isoform X1: METMNPRTRIPQPQQHAMRSIPVPRLPFASPLPSLLLLLIASTAPSSPAENTSLPGCPSACGDVHIPYPFGIGANCSRDGFTLTCAMTTTDGGSYKPFLADVEIIDISLSSGQARVYNHISWQCYDGLSGEVVSRRWSLDFTDRPYRFSDGRNRFTTIGCDTLAYIKGHKDGDSYRSGCVSVCDDAGSLANGSCSGIGCCQTAIPRGMSYYEVSFAREFNNSKVWRFDPCSYAVLVDEDWFEFRTSYVTSDELSRTEGGRVPLVVDWAIGEDSCEEARRDRAAYACISKHSECANSTNGPGYLCNCSSGYQGNPYLQNGCQDIDECALKEKYPCFGVCTNKQGRNNCVCPPGTQGDPFRPGACYPESLSLAVKLIIGISTSLVFLLLFGLIIYIMHGRRKIKRIKEAYFKQNGGWLLLEEMKSQQGLAFKIFTREELESATNKFDKNHILGGGGHGTVYRGILKDDRTVAIKKSMMVNERQKKEFVKEMLILSQTNHKNIVKLLGCCLEVEIPMLVYEFVSRGSLFQFIHENNQKSTISLDARLKIALETAEALAYLHSSASPPILHGDVKSSNILLDESYTAKVSDFGASMLVPINETQFATLVQGTCGYLDPEYLQTCKLTDKSDVYSFGVVLLELLTGKKALYLEEFDTERSLALSFILAMKDDRLLEFLDYQVGDKAEVELVQHVAKLAKECLSVRGEERPTMKEVAAELGRLAKLKQWSSVEHIVTEAEHELHPWIQHGNEIEHLLGE, from the exons ATGGAAACCATGAATCCCCGAACTCGCATTCCCCAACCACAACAGCATGCCATGAGATCGATCCCTGTGCCGCGGCTGCCGTTCGCCTCCCCATTACCATCACTCCTCCTTCTGCTCATCGCCTCCACCGCGCCGTCCTCTCCGGCCGAGAACACCTCACTGCCCGGCTGTCCCTCGGCGTGCGGCGACGTCCACATCCCGTACCCCTTCGGCATCGGCGCCAACTGCTCTAGAGACGGCTTCACGTTGACCTGCGCGATGACCACCACCGATGGCGGAAGCTACAAGCCTTTCCTTGCCGACGTCGAGATCATCGACATCTCCCTCTCCTCCGGCCAAGCCCGCGTGTACAACCACATCTCCTGGCAGTGTTACGATGGCCTCTCCGGTGAGGTCGTCTCCCGCCGCTGGTCTCTCGATTTCACCGACAGGCCCTACCGCTTCTCCGATGGCCGCAACCGGTTCACCACCATCGGTTGCGACACGCTCGCCTACATCAAGGGCCACAAGGACGGGGATAGCTACCGGAGCGGGTGCGTCTCGGTGTGCGACGACGCTGGCAGCCTGGCCAACGGATCCTGCTCCGGCATCGGTTGCTGCCAGACTGCCATCCCCAGGGGGATGAGCTACTACGAGGTGTCCTTCGCCCGCGAGTTCAACAACTCCAAGGTGTGGCGATTCGACCCCTGCAGCTACGCTGTCCTCGTCGACGAGGACTGGTTCGAGTTCCGCACCTCGTACGTCACCTCCGACGAGCTCAGCCGGACGGAGGGCGGGCGGGTGCCGCTCGTGGTGGACTGGGCTATCGGTGAAGACTCATGCGAGGAGGCCCGGCGTGACAGGGCGGCCTACGCGTGCATCAGCAAGCACAGCGAGTGCGCCAACTCCACCAATGGCCCGGGTTATCTCTGCAACTGCTCCAGTGGATACCAAGGCAACCCCTACCTCCAAAATGGATGCCAAG ACATTGATGAGTGTGCCCTCAAGGAGAAGTATCCTTGCTTTGGAGTGTGCACAAACAAGCAAGGAAGGAACAATTGTGTTTGCCCTCCAGGCACACAGGGTGATCCTTTCCGGCCTGGAGCTTGCTATCCAGAGAGCCTTTCATTGGCAGTGAAGTTGATCATAG GGATTAGCACCAGCCTTGTCTTTCTACTACTTTTTGGTCTTATAATTTACATAATGCATGGAAGAAGAAAAATTAAGAGGATTAAAGAGGCATACTTCAAACAAAATGGAGGTTGGTTGTTACTCGAAGAGATGAAGTCACAACAAGGTCTTGCATTCAAGATCTTCACAAGAGAAGAACTAGAATCAGCAACGAACAAGTTTGACAAGAATCATATCCTTGGTGGTGGAGGCCATGGAACTGTGTACAGAGGAATCTTGAAAGATGATCGAACAGTAGCCATAAAGAAATCCATGATGGTCAATGAGAGACAAAAGAAGGAATTTGTGAAGGAGATGCTGATCCTTTCCCAAACCAACCATAAGAACATAGTCAAGCTTTTGGGGTGTTGCTTGGAGGTGGAGATCCCAATGCTGGTTTATGAATTCGTTTCCAGAGGTAGTCTGTTCCAGTTTATACATGAAAATAATCAGAAATCTACTATTTCACTGGATGCCAGACTAAAGATTGCTCTGGAGACTGCAGAAGCACTTGCCTACTTACATTCGTCAGCTTCTCCTCCAATACTGCACGGGGATGTGAAATCTTCCAACATACTTTTAGATGAAAGCTACACAGCAAAGGTATCAGATTTTGGAGCTTCAATGCTTGTGCCAATAAATGAAACTCAGTTTGCTACATTAGTGCAGGGGACTTGTGGCTACTTAGACCCTGAATACTTACAGACATGCAAACTGACCGATAAAAGTGATGTCTATAGTTTCGGTGTGGTTCTTCTAGAGCTCCTTACTGGGAAGAAGGCACTCTATCTTGAAGAATTTGACACCGAGAGAAGCCTTGCTCTGAGCTTCATACTCGCAATGAAGGATGATCGGCTTCTTGAGTTTTTGGACTACCAAGTTGGAGATAAGGCAGAAGTTGAATTGGTTCAGCATGTTGCCAAGCTAGCAAAGGAATGCCTCAGTGTCAGAGGAGAAGAGAGGCCTACGATGAAGGAAGTGGCAGCAGAGCTGGGGAGGTTGGCTAAGTTGAAGCAATGGTCATCGGTAGAGCACATCGTCACTGAGGCTGAGCATGAGCTGCATCCTTGGATACAACATGGAAACGAGATTGAGCACTTGCTTGGTGAATGA
- the LOC103974301 gene encoding wall-associated receptor kinase 2-like isoform X2, whose product METMNPRTRIPQPQQHAMRSIPVPRLPFASPLPSLLLLLIASTAPSSPAENTSLPGCPSACGDVHIPYPFGIGANCSRDGFTLTCAMTTTDGGSYKPFLADVEIIDISLSSGQARVYNHISWQCYDGLSGEVVSRRWSLDFTDRPYRFSDGRNRFTTIGCDTLAYIKGHKDGDSYRSGCVSVCDDAGSLANGSCSGIGCCQTAIPRGMSYYEVSFAREFNNSKVWRFDPCSYAVLVDEDWFEFRTSYVTSDELSRTEGGRVPLVVDWAIGEDSCEEARRDRAAYACISKHSECANSTNGPGYLCNCSSGYQGNPYLQNGCQDIDECALKEKYPCFGVCTNKQGRNNCVCPPGTQGDPFRPGACYPESLSLAVKLIIGISTSLVFLLLFGLIIYIMHGRRKIKRIKEAYFKQNGGWLLLEEMKSQQGLAFKIFTREELESATNKFDKNHILGGGGHGTVYRGILKDDRTVAIKKSMMVNERQKKEFVKEMLILSQTNHKNIVKLLGCCLEVEIPMLVYEFVSRGSLFQFIHENNQKSTISLDARLKIALETAEALAYLHSSASPPILHGDVKSSNILLDESYTAKGTCGYLDPEYLQTCKLTDKSDVYSFGVVLLELLTGKKALYLEEFDTERSLALSFILAMKDDRLLEFLDYQVGDKAEVELVQHVAKLAKECLSVRGEERPTMKEVAAELGRLAKLKQWSSVEHIVTEAEHELHPWIQHGNEIEHLLGE is encoded by the exons ATGGAAACCATGAATCCCCGAACTCGCATTCCCCAACCACAACAGCATGCCATGAGATCGATCCCTGTGCCGCGGCTGCCGTTCGCCTCCCCATTACCATCACTCCTCCTTCTGCTCATCGCCTCCACCGCGCCGTCCTCTCCGGCCGAGAACACCTCACTGCCCGGCTGTCCCTCGGCGTGCGGCGACGTCCACATCCCGTACCCCTTCGGCATCGGCGCCAACTGCTCTAGAGACGGCTTCACGTTGACCTGCGCGATGACCACCACCGATGGCGGAAGCTACAAGCCTTTCCTTGCCGACGTCGAGATCATCGACATCTCCCTCTCCTCCGGCCAAGCCCGCGTGTACAACCACATCTCCTGGCAGTGTTACGATGGCCTCTCCGGTGAGGTCGTCTCCCGCCGCTGGTCTCTCGATTTCACCGACAGGCCCTACCGCTTCTCCGATGGCCGCAACCGGTTCACCACCATCGGTTGCGACACGCTCGCCTACATCAAGGGCCACAAGGACGGGGATAGCTACCGGAGCGGGTGCGTCTCGGTGTGCGACGACGCTGGCAGCCTGGCCAACGGATCCTGCTCCGGCATCGGTTGCTGCCAGACTGCCATCCCCAGGGGGATGAGCTACTACGAGGTGTCCTTCGCCCGCGAGTTCAACAACTCCAAGGTGTGGCGATTCGACCCCTGCAGCTACGCTGTCCTCGTCGACGAGGACTGGTTCGAGTTCCGCACCTCGTACGTCACCTCCGACGAGCTCAGCCGGACGGAGGGCGGGCGGGTGCCGCTCGTGGTGGACTGGGCTATCGGTGAAGACTCATGCGAGGAGGCCCGGCGTGACAGGGCGGCCTACGCGTGCATCAGCAAGCACAGCGAGTGCGCCAACTCCACCAATGGCCCGGGTTATCTCTGCAACTGCTCCAGTGGATACCAAGGCAACCCCTACCTCCAAAATGGATGCCAAG ACATTGATGAGTGTGCCCTCAAGGAGAAGTATCCTTGCTTTGGAGTGTGCACAAACAAGCAAGGAAGGAACAATTGTGTTTGCCCTCCAGGCACACAGGGTGATCCTTTCCGGCCTGGAGCTTGCTATCCAGAGAGCCTTTCATTGGCAGTGAAGTTGATCATAG GGATTAGCACCAGCCTTGTCTTTCTACTACTTTTTGGTCTTATAATTTACATAATGCATGGAAGAAGAAAAATTAAGAGGATTAAAGAGGCATACTTCAAACAAAATGGAGGTTGGTTGTTACTCGAAGAGATGAAGTCACAACAAGGTCTTGCATTCAAGATCTTCACAAGAGAAGAACTAGAATCAGCAACGAACAAGTTTGACAAGAATCATATCCTTGGTGGTGGAGGCCATGGAACTGTGTACAGAGGAATCTTGAAAGATGATCGAACAGTAGCCATAAAGAAATCCATGATGGTCAATGAGAGACAAAAGAAGGAATTTGTGAAGGAGATGCTGATCCTTTCCCAAACCAACCATAAGAACATAGTCAAGCTTTTGGGGTGTTGCTTGGAGGTGGAGATCCCAATGCTGGTTTATGAATTCGTTTCCAGAGGTAGTCTGTTCCAGTTTATACATGAAAATAATCAGAAATCTACTATTTCACTGGATGCCAGACTAAAGATTGCTCTGGAGACTGCAGAAGCACTTGCCTACTTACATTCGTCAGCTTCTCCTCCAATACTGCACGGGGATGTGAAATCTTCCAACATACTTTTAGATGAAAGCTACACAGCAAAG GGGACTTGTGGCTACTTAGACCCTGAATACTTACAGACATGCAAACTGACCGATAAAAGTGATGTCTATAGTTTCGGTGTGGTTCTTCTAGAGCTCCTTACTGGGAAGAAGGCACTCTATCTTGAAGAATTTGACACCGAGAGAAGCCTTGCTCTGAGCTTCATACTCGCAATGAAGGATGATCGGCTTCTTGAGTTTTTGGACTACCAAGTTGGAGATAAGGCAGAAGTTGAATTGGTTCAGCATGTTGCCAAGCTAGCAAAGGAATGCCTCAGTGTCAGAGGAGAAGAGAGGCCTACGATGAAGGAAGTGGCAGCAGAGCTGGGGAGGTTGGCTAAGTTGAAGCAATGGTCATCGGTAGAGCACATCGTCACTGAGGCTGAGCATGAGCTGCATCCTTGGATACAACATGGAAACGAGATTGAGCACTTGCTTGGTGAATGA